A single genomic interval of Cucumis sativus cultivar 9930 chromosome 7, Cucumber_9930_V3, whole genome shotgun sequence harbors:
- the LOC101218471 gene encoding protein FAR1-RELATED SEQUENCE 5, with amino-acid sequence MDNEVIEFDIGLGGGSGREGDDYSMGMVHHSIEDEEMVDSPPLSSLGGGAGSGEIYLPEGDLLDLEPYERMEFESEEAAKAFYNSYARRVGFSTRVSSSRRSRRDGAIIQRQFVCAKEGFRNLNEKRTKDREIKRPRTITRVGCKASLSVKMHDSGKWVVSGFVREHNHELVPPDQVHCLRSHRQISGPAKTLIDTLQAAGMGPRRIMSALIKEYGGISKVGFTEVDCRNYMRNNRQRSLEGDIQLLLDYLRQMHSENPNFFYAVQGEEDQCVGNVFWADPKARMNYTYFGDTVTFDTTYRSNRYRLPFAPFTGVNHHGQPVLFGCAFLINESEASFNWLFRTWLLAMSGRPPVSITTDHDSVIQSAITQVFPETRHRFCKWHIFKKCQEMLSHVFLKHPSFEADFHKCVNLTDSIEEFESCWLSLVDRYDLRDHEWLQTVYSARRQWVPVYLRDTFFAEMSITQRSDSMNSYFDGYVNASTNLSQFFKLYEKALESRNEKEVKADYDTMNTSPVLKTPSPMEKQVSELYTRKLFSRFQEELVGTLTFMASKADDDGEIITYQVAKYGEDHKAHYVKFNVLEMRASCSCQMFEFSGLLCRHILAVFRVTNILTLPSYYILKRWTRNAKSNVVLEDHVNDIYNNYLESHTVRYNTLRHEAFKFIEEGAKSVDMYNVVKDALQEAAKRVAQTTRNDGKISIMNGRIKVDPVNVKSYANHSSSRDHDENLSKNMSEDELDKKINELTNELECANRKCEVYRSNLFSVLKDIEDHKLQLSIKVQNIKISMKDSI; translated from the exons ATGGATAATGAGGTGATTGAATTTGATATTGGATTGGGAGGTGGGAGTGGGAGGGAGGGAGATGACTATTCTATGGGTATGGTACACCATTCCATTGAGGATGAGGAAATGGTTGATAGCCCTCCTCTCAGCAGTCTTGGTGGTGGTGCTGGCAGTGGTGAAATATATCTTCCTGAGGGTGATCTTTTGGATCTTGAACCTTATGAAAGAATGGAATTCGAGTCTGAAGAAGCTGCCAAGGCTTTCTACAATTCATATGCTCGACGTGTTGGGTTTAGTACTCGTGTCAGCTCCTCCCGTCGGTCTAGGCGTGATGGAGCGATTATACAAAGACAATTTGTTTGTGCCAAAGAGGGTTTTAGGAATTTGAATGAGAAACGAACTAAAGACAGAGAAATTAAGCGTCCTCGGACGATTACAAGAGTGGGTTGCAAAGCATCCTTGTCTGTAAAAATGCACGATTCTGGAAAATGGGTTGTCTCTGGATTTGTTAGAGAGCATAATCATGAGTTAGTTCCTCCTGATCAGGTGCACTGCCTGCGGTCTCATAGGCAAATATCAGGTCCAGCAAAAACCTTAATTGATACTTTACAGGCTGCTGGGATGGGTCCTCGTAGAATTATGTCAGCATTGATAAAGGAGTATGGAGGAATCAGTAAAGTTGGATTTACAGAGGTGGATTGTCGCAATTATATGAGGAATAATCGCCAAAGGAGCTTAGAAGGAGACATTCAACTGCTTTTGGATTACTTAAGGCAAATGCATTCTGAAAACCCTAACTTCTTCTATGCTGTGCAAGGTGAGGAGGATCAGTGCGTTGGAAATGTCTTTTGGGCTGACCCAAAAGCTCGGATGAACTATACTTATTTTGGTGATACTGTTACATTTGACACTACCTATAGGTCAAACAGATATCGTCTGCCCTTTGCTCCATTTACTGGGGTGAATCACCATGGACAGCCTGTTTTATTTGGTTGTGCTTTTCTAATAAATGAATCTGAAGCATCGTTTAATTGGCTATTTAGAACATGGCTTTTGGCAATGTCTGGTCGTCCACCTGTGTCAATTACTACTGATCACGATTCAGTAATACAGTCAGCCATTACACAAGTTTTCCCTGAGACCCGTCACCGTTTCTGCAAATGGcatattttcaagaaatgCCAGGAGATGCTGTCTCATGTGTTTCTTAAACACCCAAGCTTTGAAGCTGACTTCCACAAATGTGTAAACTTGACTGACTCTATCGAGGAATTTGAGTCCTGCTGGCTTTCACTTGTTGACAGATATGATCTCAGGGATCATGAATGGCTTCAGACAGTTTACTCTGCTCGGAGGCAGTGGGTTCCAGTGTATTTGCGGGATACGTTTTTTGCTGAAATGTCTATTACACAGCGAAGTGATAGCATGAATTCATATTTTGATGGGTATGTGAATGCTTCAACCAATTTGAGTCAGTTTTTTAAACTGTATGAAAAAGCCTTAGAGAGTCGGAATGAGAAAGAAGTGAAAGCAGATTATGATACAATGAACACTTCCCCTGTTCTAAAGACACCATCTCCAATGGAAAAACAAGTTTCTGAGCTTTACACCAGGAAGCTATTCTCGAGGTTCCAAGAGGAGTTAGTTGGGACGTTAACTTTTATGGCATCAAAAGCTGATGATGATGGAGAAATTATAACATATCAAGTGGCCAAATATGGAGAGGATCATAAAGCACACTATGTGAAATTTAATGTTTTGGAGATGAGAGCAAGTTGTAGTTGCCAGATGTTTGAGTTCTCAGGTCTTTTGTGCAGACATATCTTGGCTGTCTTCAGAGTGACCAATATTCTTACACTTCCATCTTATTACATATTGAAACGATGGACAAGAAATGCAAAAAGTAATGTGGTATTGGAGGATCATGTGAATGATATCTACAACAACTATCTTGAATCCCATACTGTGAGATACAATACCTTACGCCATGaggcttttaaatttatagagGAAGGAGCAAAGAGTGTGGATATGTATAATGTGGTTAAAGATGCCCTTCAGGAGGCTGCTAAAAGGGTTGCTCAAACAACAAGGAATGATGGCAAAATTTCTATAATGAATGGGCGAATTAAAGTGGACCCTGTAAATGTCAAAAGCTATGCGAATCATAGTAGTAGCAGGGATCATGATGAGAACTTGAGTAAAAATATGTCTGAG GATGAGTTGGACAAAAAGATCAATGAACTTACCAATGAATTGGAGTGTGCAAATCGCAAGTGTGAAGTTTATCGGTCTAACCTTTTTTCAGTGCTGAAAGACATTGAGGACCACAAGTTGCAATTGTCTATTAAAGTGCAGAACATTAAAATTAGTATGAAAGACAGCATTTGA
- the LOC101217993 gene encoding cellulose synthase-like protein D4 translates to MASLTNQPSKKAIRSPGGSTNATSNRGSSGQTVKFARRTSSGRYVSLSREDLDMSGEISGDYINYTVHIPPTPDNQPMESSVISKAEEQYVSNSLFTGGFNSVTRAHLMDKVIDSQVTHPQMAGAKGSSCGMPACDGKVMKDDRGQDMTPCECRFRICRECHIDAAKETGLCPGCKEPYRTGDIDDDPNDYSNGTLQLKGPDGSKGGSQNMSMMKLNQGGDFDHNKWLFESKGTYGVGNAYFDDYDGEDDKFREGMLESMDKPWKPLSRTFPIPASIISPYRLLILVRLVVLGFFLHWRVQHPNEDAIWLWLMSIICEIWFAFSWILDQIPKLCPVNRATDLQVLHDKFDAPSPSNPTGRSDLPGVDMFVSTADPEKEPVLVTANTILSILAADYPVEKLACYISDDGGALLTFEAMAEAASFADLWVPFCRKHDIEPRNPESYFSLKVDPTKNKSRSDFVKDRRKIKREYDEFKVRTNGLPDSIRRRSDAFNAREEMKMWKHMKETGADAMEPIKVQKATWMADGSHWPGTWVVPSGDHSKGDHAGILQVMLKPPSHDPLMGSADEKIVDFTDVDIRLPMFVYVSREKRPGYDHNKKAGAMNALVRASAVLSNGPFILNLDCDHYIYNCKAIKEGMCFMMDRGGEDICYIQFPQRFEGIDPSDRYANHNTVFFDGNMRALDGVQGPVYVGTGCMFRRFALYGFDPPQPDKTKPKNDSAETQPLRSTDFDPDLDVNLLPKRFGNSNMLADSIPVAEFQGRPLADHSAVKYGRPPGALRLPRPPLDAPTVAEAVSVISCWYEDKTEWGERVGWIYGSVTEDVVTGYRMHNRGWHSVYCITKRDAFRGSAPINLTDRLHQVLRWATGSVEIFFSRNNALLASRRLKLLQRLAYLNVGIYPFTSIFLIVYCFLPALSLFSGQFIVQTLNVTFLIYLLIITVCLISLAILEVKWSGIGLEEWWRNEQFWLISGTSAHLAAVVQGLLKVIAGIEISFTLTSKSSGDDVEDIYADLYLVKWTSLMVPPIVIAMMNIIAMAVAFSRTIYSSVPQWSKFIGGAFFSFWVLAHLYPFAKGLMGRRGKTPTIVIVWSGLIAITLSLLWIAINPPKPSAEDAAVGAGGGFQFP, encoded by the exons atggCAAGTTTAACCAACCAACCATCCAAGAAAGCCATTCGCAGCCCGGGTGGGTCTACAAATGCTACGAGCAACCGGGGTTCAAGTGGACAAACAGTTAAATTCGCACGAAGAACGTCGAGCGGCCGATATGTCAGCCTGTCGAGAGAAGATCTTGACATGTCAGGAGAGATATCAGGAGACTATATTAACTACACGGTGCATATTCCTCCGACACCGGATAATCAACCGATGGAATCGTCGGTGATTAGCAAAGCAGAGGAGCAATACGTCTCAAACTCACTGTTCACTGGTGGATTCAACAGTGTGACACGAGCACATTTGATGGACAAGGTGATAGATTCACAAGTGACTCATCCACAAATGGCCGGGGCCAAGGGGTCTTCCTGTGGCATGCCTGCTTGTGATGGCAAGGTCATGAAGGACGATCGAGGCCAGGATATGACTCCTTGCGAATGCAG GTTTAGAATTTGTAGAGAATGTCATATTGATGCAGCAAAGGAAACGGGGCTTTGTCCTGGCTGCAAAGAGCCATACAGAACGGGAGACATTGATGATGATCCGAATGATTATTCCAATGGAACATTACAACTAAAAGGGCCAGATGGGTCTAAGGGTGGTTCACAAAACATGTCAATGATGAAGCTAAACCAAGGTGGAGATTTTGATCACAACAAATGGTTGTTTGAGTCAAAAGGAACTTATGGAGTTGGCAATGCATATTTCGATGACTATGATGGCGAAGACGACAAGTTCCGTGAAGGGATGCTGGAGTCGATGGACAAGCCATGGAAACCTCTTAGTCGAACATTTCCAATCCCGGCTAGCATCATCAGTCCATACAG GCTGTTGATATTGGTAAGACTTGTGGTGTTGGGTTTCTTTTTACATTGGAGAGTGCAACATCCAAATGAGGATGCCATATGGCTATGGTTGATGTCTATCATTTGTGAAATATGGTTCGCTTTCTCTTGGATTCTCGATCAAATTCCGAAGCTATGTCCCGTAAACCGCGCTACTGACCTTCAAGTCCTTCACGACAAGTTCGATGCTCCATCTCCTTCAAATCCCACCGGTCGTTCCGATCTTCCGGGAGTTGACATGTTTGTATCCACAGCAGATCCAGAAAAGGAACCAGTTCTTGTAACTGCCAATACCATATTATCCATTCTTGCAGCTGATTATCCAGTTGAAAAACTTGCTTGCTACATCTCTGATGATGGCGGTGCCCTCTTGACGTTCGAGGCAATGGCAGAGGCTGCGAGTTTTGCGGATTTGTGGGTTCCATTTTGTCGTAAACACGATATAGAGCCAAGAAATCCCGAAAgctattttagtttaaaagtgGATCCAACAAAGAACAAGAGTAGATCAGATTTTGTGAAGGATAGAAGGAAGATCAAGAGAGAGTATGACGAGTTTAAGGTTCGGACTAATGGGCTTCCCGACTCAATTAGGAGGCGATCAGACGCTTTCAATGCAAGAgaggaaatgaaaatgtggAAGCACATGAAAGAAACAGGGGCAGATGCTATGGAGCCAATTAAGGTTCAAAAAGCAACATGGATGGCTGATGGATCTCATTGGCCTGGTACTTGGGTTGTTCCATCCGGTGATCATTCTAAGGGTGATCATGCAGGAATTCTTCAg GTGATGTTGAAGCCTCCGAGCCATGACCCATTAATGGGAAGTGCGGACGAAAAGATCGTAGACTTTACAGATGTTGACATTCGTCTTCCGATGTTCGTGTATGTCTCTCGTGAGAAACGACCCGGATACGATCACAACAAGAAGGCAGGTGCCATGAATGCCCTTGTAAGAGCATCAGCTGTGTTATCAAATGGTCCATTCATTCTCAACCTTGATTGTGATCATTACATTTATAATTGCAAAGCCATCAAAGAAGGAATGTGTTTCATGATGGACCGTGGTGGAGAAGATATTTGTTACATTCAATTCCCTCAAAGATTTGAAGGTATTGATCCTTCTGATCGTTACGCCAATCATAATACTGTCTTCTTTGATGGTAATATGAGAGCTCTTGATGGAGTACAAGGTCCGGTGTACGTCGGAACAGGTTGTATGTTTCGTCGTTTCGCCCTCTACGGTTTTGACCCGCCGCAACCTGATAAAACTAAGCCCAAAAACGATTCCGCCGAAACACAGCCTTTGCGATCTACTGACTTTGATCCTGACCTTGACGTCAATTTACTTCCCAAGCGTTTCGGAAATTCTAACATGTTGGCTGACTCTATACCGGTTGCCGAGTTTCAAGGACGACCTCTAGCTGATCATTCTGCAGTCAAGTATGGACGCCCTCCCGGTGCCCTTCGTCTTCCTCGTCCACCCCTTGATGCTCCAACTGTTGCTGAAGCTGTCTCCGTAATTTCTTGTTG GTACGAGGACAAAACGGAATGGGGGGAGCGAGTTGGATGGATTTACGGTTCAGTGACGGAGGATGTGGTCACAGGCTACCGTATGCACAACCGTGGATGGCACTCAGTTTACTGTATCACCAAGCGTGACGCCTTTCGTGGGTCAGCTCCTATCAATCTCACCGATCGACTCCACCAAGTGCTCCGGTGGGCAACAGGTTCGGTCGAGATTTTCTTCTCGAGAAACAATGCCTTGTTAGCATCGAGACGCTTGAAACTTCTGCAACGACTCGCCTACCTTAACGTCGGCATCTATCCCTTCACGTCCATTTTCCTCATCGTCTACTGCTTCCTCCCGGCGCTGTCACTATTCTCCGGGCAGTTCATTGTCCAGACGCTCAATGTCACCTTCCTGATCTACCTTCTCATCATCACTGTTTGTTTAATCTCTTTAGCCATTTTGGAAGTCAAGTGGTCTGGCATCGGCTTGGAAGAGTGGTGGAGAAATGAACAATTTTGGCTCATTTCAG GCACATCTGCTCACTTGGCGGCCGTGGTTCAGGGTTTGTTGAAGGTGATAGCAGGGATTGAGATCTCTTTCACACTAACGTCAAAGTCGTCCGGGGACGACGTGGAAGACATATACGCAGATTTATACCTAGTGAAATGGACATCATTGATGGTTCCACCAATAGTGATAGCAATGATGAACATAATAGCAATGGCTGTAGCATTCTCAAGAACAATCTATAGCTCAGTGCCACAATGGAGCAAGTTCATAGGAGGAGCATTCTTTAGCTTTTGGGTGTTGGCACATTTATATCCTTTTGCAAAAGGATTAAtgggaagaagaggaaaaacaCCAACAATTGTGATAGTATGGTCAGGTTTAATTGCAATTACACTATCTTTGTTGTGGATAGCAATTAACCCACCAAAACCAAGTGCTGAGGATGCTGCTGTTGGAGCAGGAGGAGGGTTTCAATTcccttaa
- the LOC101218232 gene encoding probable L-type lectin-domain containing receptor kinase S.5: MNLMRKMFMCKRELRTFVVVVTSLVLLFGPVSSQPILEHRFSYVGFNERENNQAFTFTPSSSIDGGALQLTPDSQNDVVKLQNTSGRIMYHEPFKLWLNDSDKKEKSDTVASFSTYFYINIFRREEWTAGEGLTFLIAPTSVVPEQSWGQWMGLTNETIDGDEKNQIVAIEFDTQKQDFDPDNNHIGLNINSVKSRKTVPLKEAGIVLSPEVGTNHSIWVEYDGKAKLLQVYMSINKDPKPNKPLLNETLNLKEFVKQESFIGFSASTGSPEIQLNCVLEWTLEMERLPEKKNLTWLKILAGVGIPVLTIAILVGVWLFVGYRKKRREHVDEESNVQGTLKRLPGMPREFKYKELKRATHNFHESMVLGNGGFGIVYKGVLQDKDRDITASSNSGSRLEIAVKQFSRDSIKSKSDFLDELTIIHRLRHRNLVRLEGWCYEKGKLLLVYDFMPNGSLENHLYDVDEQNVLNWGHRYKILCGVASALHYLHNEYDQKVLHRDIKSSNILLDSEFNARLGDFGLARALDPERNSYADLHCGGVAGTMGYVAPECFHEGRATPESDVYGYGAVVLEIVCGRRPGAVVEDEQDHYSLIDWVWKLHREGHIEKAVDNQLGNDIVVDEARRLLLLGLACSHPVASERPQTQAILQILNGAVPPPHVPPFKPVFMWPPMSSSSTSSILTSLSNTNNSLS; this comes from the exons ATGAATTTGATGAGAAAGATGTTTATGTGTAAGAGAGAATTGAGAACCTTTGTGGTTGTTGTGACTTCTTTGGTGTTGCTCTTTGGACCTGTGAGTAGTCAACCGATCCTTGAGCATCGTTTTTCCTATGTTGGATTCAATGAAAGGGAGAACAATCAAGCTTTCACCTTCACACCAAGTTCTTCCATCGACGGCGGGGCGCTGCAGCTAACACCCGACTCGCAGAACGATGTTGTTAAGCTTCAAAATACATCTGGCCGCATTATGTACCATGAGCCGTTCAAGTTATGGTTAAATGATAGTgataaaaaggagaaaagtgACACTGTTGCTTCATTCAGCACATACTTTTACATCAATATTTTCCGAAGGGAAGAATGGACTGCTGGTGAGGGACTTACTTTTCTTATAGCTCCGACTTCTGTTGTACCTGAACAGAGCTGGGGGCAGTGGATGGGCCTCACCAATGAAACCATCGACGGCGAcgaaaaaaaccaaattgtaGCTATCGAATTCGATACCCAGAAGCAGGATTTTGACCCTGACAACAACCATATTGGTCTGAACATCAACTCCGTTAAATCAAGGAAGACTGTTCCTCTGAAAGAAGCTGGCATAGTTCTATCCCCAGAGGTTGGAACTAATCACAGTATCTGGGTTGAATATGATGGCAAAGCCAAACTTTTGCAGGTTTACATGTCCATAAACAAAGATCCAAAGCCTAATAAACCTCTTCTCAATGAAACCCTAAACCTGAAAGAATTTGTGAAGCAAGAATCATTCATTGGATTTTCTGCTTCTACAGGAAGCCCAGAAATTCAGTTGAACTGTGTCTTGGAGTGGACACTAGAAATGGAGCGTCTGCCagagaagaaaaatctaaCATGGTTGAAGATCCTTGCTGGGGTCGGAATTCCGGTACTGACGATCGCAATTCTGGTAGGGGTTTGGTTGTTTGTTGGTTAtaggaagaagaggagagaGCACGTGGATGAGGAGTCAAATGTTCAGGGCACGTTGAAGAGATTGCCTGGAATGCCCAGAGAGTTCAAGTACAAGGAACTAAAAAGAGCGACTCATAACTTCCATGAAAGCATGGTTCTGGGAAATGGAGGATTTGGGATTGTGTACAAAGGGGTTCTGCAGGACAAGGATAGGGACATTACCGCATCTTCAAATTCTGGTTCCAGGCTTGAAATTGCTGTCAAGCAATTCTCCAGGGATAGCATTAAGAGCAAAAGTGATTTTCTTGATGAGCTCACCATTATTCACCGTCTTCGCCACAGGAACCTTGTCCGTTTAGAAG GGTGGTGCTACGAGAAAGGGAAGCTTTTATTAGTATATGACTTCATGCCGAATGGAAGCCTCGAGAATCACCTATATGATGTTGATGAGCAGAATGTTCTCAACTGGGGACATCGCTATAAAATTCTTTGCGGAGTTGCATCTGCCTTGCATTACCTACATAATGAGTATGACCAGAAAGTACTGCACCGGGATATCAAATCAAGTAATATCTTGCTTGATTCTGAATTCAATGCTCGTCTAGGGGATTTCGGCCTTGCTAGAGCCTTGGATCCTGAAAGAAACTCTTATGCAGACTTGCATTGTGGTGGAGTTGCAGGCACAATGGGTTATGTTGCTCCTGAATGCTTCCATGAAGGGAGGGCTACACCTGAATCTGATGTATATGGGTATGGGGCAGTGGTGCTTGAGATCGTTTGTGGAAGGAGACCAGGAGCTGTTGTTGAAGACGAACAAGATCACTATAGCCTAATTGATTGGGTGTGGAAGCTACACCGTGAAGGACACATTGAAAAAGCTGTGGATAACCAGCTGGGTAATGATATTGTGGTTGATGAAGCTCGAAGGCTTCTACTACTTGGGTTGGCATGTTCACATCCCGTGGCAAGTGAAAGGCCACAAACTCAGGCTATactccaaattttaaatggaGCTGTGCCTCCACCTCATGTACCTCCATTCAAGCCAGTTTTCATGTGGCCTCCCATGAGCAGTTCTTCCACAAGTTCCATTCTCACTTCACTGTCAAACACGAATAACTCTCTCTCATGA
- the LOC101218937 gene encoding uncharacterized protein LOC101218937 has product MKIEKEMFHPIHPWHKLKLNHTDTPFNCSGCHEAGIGFNYQCLQCDFTLHKLCAMAHPKITHPFYPKCTFEFYSSPPGACARYCDACRNDVSGFVYHCKRCGFDLHPCCANLPQVLDDGERNLYLSLKLSGPCHRCGGKGPGWSYKSKCRNYNLHLSCVKELLVESWQAMYLKVDKNKVIEVQTRIPSLKGTLLNNQRERGKVEQGFQMAGRAVRCIVSAMLGDPTSMIAAVVGSLIPK; this is encoded by the coding sequence atgaaGATTGAAAAAGAGATGTTTCATCCAATTCATCCATGGCACAAGCTTAAGCTGAATCACACTGATACCCCTTTCAACTGTAGTGGTTGCCATGAAGCTGGCATTGGTTTCAATTACCAATGCCTCCAATGTGACTTCACCTTGCACAAGCTTTGTGCCATGGCACATCCCAAGATCACTCACCCTTTCTACCCAAAATGCACTTTTGAATTCTATTCTTCCCCGCCCGGTGCATGTGCCAGGTACTGTGACGCTTGTCGAAACGACGTTTCAGGGTTTGTTTACCATTGTAAGCGTTGCGGTTTCGATCTCCACCCTTGTTGTGCAAACCTCCCTCAAGTCCTTGACGATGGTGAACGCAACCTTTACCTTAGTTTGAAGCTCTCGGGGCCGTGCCACCGATGCGGAGGCAAGGGACCAGGATGGTCTTACAAGTCTAAATGCAGGAATTATAACCTTCATTTGTCATGTGTGAAGGAATTGCTAGTAGAGAGCTGGCAAGCCATGTACCTAAAAGTAGACAAGAACAAAGTCATTGAGGTTCAAACAAGGATTCCAAGCCTTAAGGGGACACTCCTAAATAACCAAAGGGAAAGAGGAAAGGTTGAGCAAGGATTTCAGATGGCGGGTCGTGCCGTTCGGTGCATCGTCTCCGCTATGCTCGGTGACCCAACGTCCATGATTGCTGCTGTTGTTGGTAGCCTCATACCAAAGTAG
- the LOC101218706 gene encoding transcription termination factor MTERF6, chloroplastic/mitochondrial: MESSASRNGNCMLWFFRDKGFDDRSIDKMFRKCRRLEDMQNERASENWEYLERIGIQKRKLPSVVSKCPKILALGLQEKLVPMVECLATLSTKPHEIAAAIAKFPGILSYSVEEKLCPLLAFFQALGVPEKQLGKMILLNPRLISYSIESKLVETVDFLAGVGLTKEGVIGKVLAKNPFLMGYSVDKRLRPTVEFLKSIGLNKMDLQAVALKFPDILCRDVDKVLRYNLDYLRSRGFKDGEIVSLVTGYPPVLIKSIQHSLEPRIRFLVEIMGRKLEEVAEYPDFFKHGLKKKLELRHRLLKEKNVDFALSELLECNQKKFMMKMGLL, from the coding sequence ATGGAAAGTAGCGCCAGTCGAAATGGTAATTGCATGCTGTGGTTCTTCAGGGATAAAGGTTTTGATGATAGAAGTATTGATAAGATGTTTAGAAAGTGTAGGCGTTTAGAAGATATGCAGAATGAAAGAGCTTCTGAAAACTGGGAATATTTGGAAAGAATTGGGATTCAAAAGAGGAAACTCCCTTCTGTTGTTTCCAAATGCCCTAAGATTTTAGCTCTTGGTCTTCAAGAGAAACTCGTTCCCATGGTTGAGTGCCTTGCAACACTCAGCACCAAGCCTCATGAAATAGCTGCAGCTATTGCTAAATTTCCCGGTATTCTTTCCTATAGTGTTGAAGAGAAGCTATGCCCACTTTTGGCGTTCTTTCAAGCATTGGGTGTCCCTGAAAAGCAACTTGGAAAGATGATTCTACTCAACCCGAGGCTTATTAGTTACAGCATTGAATCGAAACTCGTTGAAACTGTAGATTTTCTTGCTGGAGTTGGGCTAACGAAGGAGGGGGTGATTGGAAAAGTTCTTGCCAAAAATCCATTTCTCATGGGTTATAGTGTTGATAAAAGGCTCCGCCCGACTGTGGAGTTTCTGAAATCAATCGGTCTAAACAAGATGGATCTTCAAGCAGTTGCACTGAAATTTCCAGACATTTTGTGTAGGGACGTGGACAAAGTTTTGAGATATAATTTAGATTATCTAAGGAGCCGTGGGTTTAAAGATGGAGAAATAGTGTCTTTGGTGACTGGTTATCCTCCTGTTTTGATCAAGAGCATTCAACATTCTTTAGAACCTCGGATCAGATTTTTGGTCGAAATAATGGGAAGAAAACTTGAGGAAGTTGCTGAATATCCTGACTTTTTTAAGCATggtttgaagaaaaaacttGAGCTGCGGCATAGATTGTTGAAAGAGAAGAACGTTGACTTTGCCTTGAGTGAATTGTTGGAATGCAATCAAAAGAAGTTTATGATGAAAATGGGTTTGTTATGA
- the LOC101217752 gene encoding pentatricopeptide repeat-containing protein At4g38150 encodes MGAFQLQSRLQVSKILSSTIRKWEIDFPLLHNPLRTPDFSLYPAQSRRFASNSMDDDHAFSDSEPINTPPQRRFPPDHREARRVPRGGVTASYDNRNQRFNRHSEGSSSRFTNEGSTSPQRSESLSQKDFSFLEKFKLNTDNQSSGKEKTEENSSSAPVSESMLEKQQSEPQRPPEADEIFGKMKETGLIPNAVAMLDGLCKDGLIQEAMKLFGLIREKGTIPEVVIYTAVVDGFCKAEKFDEAIRIFRKMQHNGIPPNAFSFGVLIQGLYKCKKLDDAVAFCNEMLESGHLPNLTTFVGLIDALCNEKGVDEAHSVVETFKQKGFLIDEKALREVLNKRAPFSPDIWKVFFGNRKPPFF; translated from the coding sequence ATGGGGGCGTTTCAACTTCAATCTCGTCTTCAAGTTTCGAAGATTTTGTCTTCAACTATTCGGAAATGGGAAATAGATTTTCCTCTCCTCCACAACCCATTGCGAACGCCGGATTTCTCACTCTACCCTGCGCAATCTCGTCGTTTTGCCTCCAATTCCATGGATGACGATCATGCCTTCTCGGATTCCGAGCCGATAAACACTCCGCCGCAACGTCGTTTTCCTCCAGATCATCGCGAAGCTCGTCGTGTTCCCAGAGGGGGAGTAACTGCTTCTTACGATAATCGAAATCAACGCTTTAATAGGCATTCAGAAGGTTCCTCTTCTCGATTCACAAATGAAGGGTCGACTTCGCCACAAAGGAGTGAGTCTTTATCTCAGAAAGATTTTAGCTTTCTTGAAAAATTCAAGCTGAATACTGATAATCAGAGTAGTGGTAAAGAGAAAACTGAGGAGAACTCTTCTTCTGCTCCGGTGTCTGAATCAATGCTGGAGAAGCAGCAGTCGGAACCGCAGCGTCCTCCAGAAGCTGATGAGATATTCGGGAAAATGAAGGAGACTGGTTTAATTCCCAATGCTGTTGCTATGCTTGATGGGCTTTGTAAAGATGGACTTATACAAGAAGCAATGAAGCTTTTTGGTTTGATTCGTGAGAAAGGTACAATTCCAGAAGTTGTGATTTACACTGCTGTTGTTGATGGGTTTTGCAAGGCGGAGAAGTTTGATGAAGCGATTAGGATTTTCAGGAAAATGCAGCATAACGGTATTCCTCCAAATGCCTTCAGTTTTGGTGTCTTGATTCAGGGATTGTACAAATGCAAAAAGTTAGATGATGCTGTAGCATTTTGCAATGAGATGTTAGAATCTGGGCATTTACCAAATCTTACCACTTTTGTTGGCCTAATTGATGCGTTATGCAATGAGAAGGGTGTGGATGAAGCTCATAGTGTTGTAGAAACCTTTAAACAAAAGGGATTCTTGATTGATGAGAAAGCTTTAAGGGAAGTTTTGAATAAAAGAGCCCCATTTTCACCAGATATCTGGAAAGTGTTCTTTGGTAATAGAAAACCCCCATTTTTCTGA